From one Candidatus Zixiibacteriota bacterium genomic stretch:
- a CDS encoding GAF domain-containing protein gives MATQRKIPTDPDPTRFWQKIGLVADIAAYCRGKAPTPSTFVEVLKMIKTILPFDGATLYLKNDRADRYDEVASLGERVEPISFLRIGQGKGLTGWAAASKKPVLLADRPESTDFEGDVLFRSFMSLPLLIDGDVLGVVNLGCRRPKAFEQKDVRLMTVVADQLAISIERQLFQQEIERKNNALAEAHNQLLLAHSQKVAAEKLRVVLKMAAVINHQINNPLAVIVGNIQCLFAEGEVPNQKVLSRLRRIEAAALHVGAINRKLLEIDHLTAEDFLDTASDWYRHPGAEVEWLTPVYPSMED, from the coding sequence GTGGCGACACAGCGCAAAATCCCGACGGATCCTGACCCCACGCGCTTCTGGCAGAAGATCGGCCTGGTTGCGGACATTGCCGCCTATTGCCGCGGCAAGGCGCCAACGCCGTCGACCTTCGTCGAAGTCCTCAAGATGATCAAGACGATACTGCCCTTCGACGGCGCGACGCTGTATCTCAAGAATGACCGCGCAGACAGGTACGACGAGGTCGCCTCGCTGGGCGAGCGAGTCGAGCCGATCAGTTTTCTCCGAATCGGCCAGGGGAAAGGGCTGACCGGATGGGCCGCGGCCAGCAAGAAACCGGTGCTGCTCGCGGACCGACCCGAGTCCACCGACTTCGAGGGCGACGTCCTGTTCCGCAGCTTCATGTCGCTTCCGCTCCTGATCGACGGCGATGTCCTGGGTGTGGTCAATCTTGGCTGCCGTCGTCCGAAAGCGTTCGAGCAGAAAGACGTCCGGCTCATGACGGTGGTTGCGGACCAGCTGGCGATATCGATCGAGCGGCAGTTGTTCCAGCAGGAAATCGAACGTAAGAACAATGCCCTCGCCGAGGCGCACAACCAACTGTTGCTGGCGCACTCACAGAAGGTCGCCGCCGAGAAACTCCGGGTCGTACTCAAGATGGCTGCCGTCATCAATCACCAGATCAATAATCCGCTGGCGGTGATTGTCGGTAATATCCAGTGCCTGTTCGCCGAGGGAGAGGTGCCGAATCAGAAGGTGCTGTCCCGGCTGCGGCGGATTGAAGCGGCTGCTCTGCATGTCGGTGCAATCAATCGCAAATTGCTCGAGATCGATCACCTGACGGCCGAGGACTTCTTGGATACGGCGTCAGACTGGTACCGGCACCCCGGCGCCGAGGTGGAATGGCTCACCCCGGTCTATCCCTCGATGGAGGACTAA
- a CDS encoding DUF2225 domain-containing protein, which translates to MPTQSPFLTFKIECPICKTVNEFETVRVGAYTEQGRDTDFCPVDIKWRFPRYEGHNPLLYFTATCSNCFYTREMNNQFRDWKDDTHFKTYRLKAIKDQHLEQLSLADSPVKRLGNAIHHGRHPNETAIVKLLLAVFDESLSDRPHALDLGRFYLRIAWVFRDLSRGEDAGIALLRGMMHEIDTRYAQMKSTVESLTRDVSDFTTTVDSHFESPHLSAHMQSEMLSHRELYNAEINALKNDIAGCEAHLAAVRQLLYDHRTALVGGADGAGPGFGQYPSFENFLVDLKSIWSGAVCNEPDALRKAVAYYREAFAKGRDISPGNQQIQASYLIAELSRRVGDHETAKEYFASTIKAGQEFIYQNRHDQSRTILARKILELAIEQGRSNLAVLKPA; encoded by the coding sequence ATGCCCACGCAGAGTCCCTTTCTGACATTCAAGATCGAATGTCCCATCTGCAAGACGGTTAACGAATTCGAGACCGTGCGGGTCGGCGCCTACACGGAACAGGGCAGAGATACCGATTTCTGTCCGGTCGACATCAAGTGGCGGTTCCCGCGATACGAAGGACACAACCCGCTGCTGTATTTCACGGCAACCTGCAGCAATTGTTTCTACACCCGCGAGATGAACAACCAGTTCCGCGACTGGAAGGACGACACTCACTTCAAGACATACCGGTTGAAGGCGATCAAAGACCAGCATCTCGAGCAACTGTCGCTGGCTGATTCGCCGGTGAAGCGTCTGGGCAACGCGATTCATCACGGCCGCCATCCCAACGAGACGGCGATCGTGAAGCTTCTGCTGGCGGTGTTCGACGAATCGCTTTCGGACCGTCCGCACGCGCTCGATCTGGGCCGCTTCTATCTGCGCATCGCGTGGGTATTCCGGGACTTGTCGCGCGGCGAAGACGCCGGCATCGCGCTTCTCCGGGGCATGATGCACGAGATCGACACGCGGTACGCCCAGATGAAGTCGACGGTGGAGTCACTGACGAGAGACGTTTCCGACTTCACGACGACAGTGGATTCGCACTTTGAGTCGCCGCACCTGTCGGCGCACATGCAGTCCGAAATGCTGTCGCACCGCGAGCTGTACAACGCGGAGATCAACGCTCTCAAAAACGATATTGCCGGATGCGAGGCACACCTTGCGGCCGTGCGCCAGCTCTTGTACGACCATCGGACCGCGCTGGTTGGCGGCGCCGACGGCGCCGGACCGGGGTTCGGCCAGTATCCGTCGTTCGAGAACTTCCTGGTGGATCTCAAGAGCATCTGGTCGGGCGCCGTGTGTAACGAACCCGACGCGCTTCGCAAGGCGGTGGCGTATTACCGAGAGGCGTTTGCGAAGGGTCGCGACATTTCGCCGGGCAACCAGCAGATACAGGCGTCGTATCTGATCGCGGAGCTGTCTCGTCGAGTGGGCGATCACGAAACCGCGAAGGAATACTTCGCCAGCACCATCAAGGCGGGCCAGGAGTTCATTTACCAGAATCGTCACGATCAATCGCGGACAATTCTGGCGCGCAAGATACTGGAACTTGCAATCGAACAGGGACGTTCGAATCTCGCCGTGTTGAAACCGGCATAA
- a CDS encoding FliA/WhiG family RNA polymerase sigma factor, whose translation MVSTTKATTRGRAKQTVPVDASDLSVTPRRAKKWEVSARDWVRYQKNPTDESRQRLLNTYLPLVRNVAARMAMGFPRSVELSDLINTGVIGLIEAFGHFDPARGVKFETYAVPRIRGAILDELRALDWVPRSTRAKSREIDRAMTSLENELGRPPEKSELAAHLNITVEELHVALDDVSSTNMLSLDEIIYPDDDNRQVPRIETITDQNGNSVLGEIEKGELRSFLVVAMDRLTEQEKLVIALYYYEELTLKEIGEVMSISESRVSQIHTRAVKKLRSMVREKFALTG comes from the coding sequence ATGGTTAGCACGACAAAGGCAACGACCAGAGGACGGGCAAAACAAACCGTACCCGTCGACGCGAGCGATCTGTCGGTCACTCCACGCCGGGCCAAGAAGTGGGAAGTTTCGGCGCGTGATTGGGTCCGTTACCAGAAGAACCCGACGGATGAATCCCGCCAGCGCCTGCTGAACACGTATCTGCCGCTGGTGCGCAATGTTGCTGCCCGGATGGCGATGGGTTTTCCACGGTCGGTGGAGTTGTCCGATCTGATCAACACGGGCGTTATCGGGCTGATCGAGGCGTTCGGTCACTTTGACCCGGCCCGCGGTGTGAAGTTTGAGACCTATGCGGTGCCGCGAATCCGCGGCGCCATCCTGGACGAACTTCGCGCACTCGACTGGGTGCCCCGCTCGACCCGCGCCAAGTCGCGCGAGATCGACCGCGCCATGACGTCGCTGGAAAACGAACTGGGCCGTCCGCCGGAGAAATCCGAACTGGCCGCCCACCTGAACATAACCGTGGAGGAACTGCACGTGGCGCTCGACGACGTATCAAGCACCAACATGCTGTCGCTGGATGAAATCATCTATCCCGATGACGACAACCGGCAGGTACCGCGGATCGAAACCATCACCGACCAGAACGGGAATTCGGTTCTGGGCGAAATCGAAAAAGGCGAACTGCGATCGTTTCTGGTGGTCGCCATGGACCGCCTCACCGAACAGGAGAAGCTCGTGATCGCGCTGTACTATTACGAAGAGCTGACCCTGAAAGAGATCGGCGAGGTCATGTCGATCTCGGAATCGCGCGTCTCGCAGATCCATACCCGGGCCGTCAAGAAGCTTCGGAGCATGGTCCGCGAGAAGTTCGCCCTGACAGGGTAG
- a CDS encoding FlgD immunoglobulin-like domain containing protein, translating into MARMFTWPLCLVVAMIMVSAANAQITVATNDFQPPVGTVVDYADANGVNMTLFNSVTSGSGGGFTWDFSALAYSAPVGGLSVDPAAAPATDSFPTATVVLRYIFANDTTWSFLRSTSSEFGDLGTVLHSAMNPEYVDVRALPVPEYSFPLDYQDSWTIVRDRVDSTEETFWTRYYDTTDYDIDAYGDVVYHGNSLPCLRIRSSRRITSVMYFNGLPFSTTLATTEKAEFVTHGFDIPVQVGYISTSGFDSFFGSVLHSFVNAPTDIRENDTGTLPNAFSIAQNYPNPFNPTTSIGFSLPAASHVRLVVYNSLGQEISVLADESLPAGSFTVDWDGTDHSGRRVASGVYFYRFETPQFSDTRKMLLLK; encoded by the coding sequence ATGGCAAGAATGTTCACGTGGCCTCTTTGTCTGGTCGTCGCCATGATAATGGTGTCGGCCGCCAACGCCCAGATTACCGTCGCAACCAACGACTTTCAACCGCCCGTCGGCACCGTGGTGGACTATGCGGACGCAAACGGCGTGAACATGACCCTGTTCAACAGCGTCACCTCAGGGAGCGGTGGCGGCTTCACCTGGGATTTCTCCGCTCTCGCCTACTCTGCGCCGGTCGGCGGGTTGTCGGTCGATCCGGCCGCCGCGCCGGCGACCGATTCGTTCCCGACAGCAACCGTCGTGCTGCGCTATATCTTCGCGAACGACACGACCTGGTCGTTTCTGCGATCGACATCGTCGGAGTTCGGCGATCTGGGCACGGTACTTCACTCTGCGATGAATCCCGAGTATGTCGACGTTCGCGCTCTGCCGGTACCTGAATACAGCTTTCCGCTCGACTACCAGGACAGCTGGACGATTGTTCGCGACCGCGTCGATTCCACCGAGGAAACGTTTTGGACCAGGTACTATGACACCACAGATTATGATATCGATGCGTACGGCGACGTCGTGTACCACGGCAATTCCCTGCCCTGCCTTCGCATACGCTCATCGCGACGCATAACGAGCGTCATGTATTTCAACGGCCTGCCGTTCTCGACCACGCTCGCCACGACCGAAAAGGCGGAGTTTGTCACGCACGGATTCGACATTCCCGTTCAGGTCGGCTATATCAGCACGAGCGGTTTTGATTCCTTTTTCGGCAGTGTGTTGCATTCGTTTGTGAACGCGCCCACCGACATTCGCGAAAACGACACGGGGACACTGCCGAATGCCTTCTCGATCGCCCAGAACTATCCCAATCCGTTCAATCCGACCACCAGTATAGGATTCAGCCTGCCCGCAGCGTCACATGTCAGGCTGGTCGTCTATAATTCGCTCGGGCAGGAAATCTCGGTGCTTGCTGACGAGTCGCTGCCCGCCGGATCGTTTACGGTCGACTGGGACGGCACCGATCATTCGGGGCGCAGGGTGGCATCGGGCGTCTATTTCTACCGATTCGAGACACCACAGTTCAGCGACACGAGAAAAATGCTCTTGCTGAAGTAA
- a CDS encoding DinB family protein, translating into MTESPYSGSDAQAYMSAVDALVGDRDPLEILDRVYETLSSFFSGVAPARLMTPEREGKWSMRDVVDHMYDVELIYGYRTRMIVTSDAPQFLNMDQDAWVDQHWYRGVSLTELLSALDATRAINVAFLRSLTTDQKQRYGVHSKRGNETVAQLMVRWAGHDLLHYRQLERIWETVKEKR; encoded by the coding sequence ATGACCGAAAGCCCGTATTCCGGCAGCGATGCACAGGCCTATATGAGCGCCGTTGACGCCCTGGTGGGCGACCGCGATCCGCTCGAGATACTGGACCGCGTCTACGAGACACTCAGCTCGTTCTTCAGCGGCGTCGCGCCGGCCAGGCTGATGACGCCGGAGCGAGAGGGGAAGTGGTCGATGCGCGATGTGGTCGATCATATGTACGATGTCGAGCTGATCTACGGGTATCGGACCCGGATGATCGTGACATCAGACGCCCCGCAGTTTCTGAACATGGACCAAGATGCGTGGGTGGACCAGCACTGGTATCGCGGGGTATCCCTGACTGAGCTGTTGTCGGCGCTTGATGCGACACGGGCGATCAATGTCGCGTTTCTTCGCTCCCTCACCACGGATCAAAAACAGCGTTATGGCGTACACAGCAAACGCGGGAATGAGACGGTCGCGCAGTTAATGGTGCGCTGGGCCGGTCACGACCTGCTGCACTACCGGCAACTCGAGCGCATCTGGGAGACGGTGAAAGAGAAGCGATAG
- a CDS encoding PilZ domain-containing protein, giving the protein MSRPALELAAFGTEIDALRLDLSTLVGHDVKLYSQQFPGKQLVTRVMACAGREIRISNAGGEGLVDNLVSRQTLVVKFKYKGQYIAVRAKLKRTQGGRCFLELDERVVPLAQRRFARMPMMRPVDLAAYPSRTFSPVDIARLRWIKTDTVNFSSGGALVHFSSFVQPDILLLMHFDLPKKILPDLVLARVRHCFQLDYSRYNVGVEFVVREAGNRHVPQQRLSHLPDSVFSYTAADRERKNHEIEAWMQSDVSR; this is encoded by the coding sequence ATGTCACGCCCCGCGCTCGAGTTGGCCGCTTTTGGGACGGAGATCGACGCATTGCGTCTCGATTTGTCTACCCTGGTCGGGCATGACGTAAAACTGTACTCGCAGCAGTTCCCCGGCAAACAGCTCGTCACCCGCGTCATGGCGTGCGCCGGTCGAGAGATCCGGATCAGCAACGCCGGGGGGGAAGGCCTGGTCGACAACCTGGTCAGCCGACAAACCCTGGTCGTGAAATTCAAATACAAGGGCCAGTATATCGCGGTCCGGGCGAAGCTCAAGCGCACGCAGGGCGGTCGATGTTTTCTCGAGCTCGATGAGCGCGTGGTCCCGCTGGCGCAGCGACGGTTCGCGCGCATGCCGATGATGCGGCCGGTCGATCTCGCCGCCTACCCGAGCCGCACCTTTTCGCCGGTCGATATCGCGCGCCTTCGGTGGATCAAGACCGACACGGTCAATTTCTCCAGCGGCGGAGCCCTCGTGCACTTCTCCAGTTTCGTTCAGCCGGACATTTTACTACTGATGCATTTCGATCTGCCGAAAAAGATTCTTCCGGACCTCGTTCTGGCGCGTGTCCGCCACTGTTTCCAACTGGACTATTCCCGATACAACGTCGGGGTGGAGTTTGTCGTCCGTGAGGCCGGCAACCGGCACGTCCCGCAGCAGCGGCTCAGCCACCTTCCGGACTCCGTATTCAGCTACACCGCCGCCGATCGCGAACGCAAAAATCACGAAATAGAAGCATGGATGCAATCCGATGTCTCCCGGTAG
- a CDS encoding PilZ domain-containing protein, whose protein sequence is MATKGKVKFIQEVPTNGTAVAARRPFRVESDNRRRFVRIEIASPVTLNKIRDAGGHFWPEGEWHVINGTILNISAGGLLVELDQQVFEGDVVALHFIMQETEALNDVLGLVKRVEIDPSGILAGIAFITRDDVTDLLSQGQVDLLPESLDDFEHTVRRVLNRYLFEENATVTA, encoded by the coding sequence ATGGCAACAAAGGGCAAAGTGAAATTCATCCAGGAAGTGCCGACCAACGGGACCGCCGTGGCCGCGCGCCGTCCGTTCCGCGTAGAGAGCGACAACCGCCGCCGCTTCGTGCGAATCGAGATCGCATCGCCGGTTACGCTGAACAAGATCCGCGACGCGGGCGGGCACTTCTGGCCCGAAGGGGAGTGGCACGTTATCAACGGAACGATCCTCAATATTTCCGCCGGCGGTCTGTTGGTGGAGCTCGACCAGCAGGTGTTCGAAGGCGATGTGGTCGCCCTGCACTTCATCATGCAGGAGACCGAGGCGCTCAACGACGTACTCGGTCTGGTCAAGAGAGTCGAGATCGATCCCTCGGGCATCCTTGCCGGCATAGCGTTTATCACCCGTGACGACGTGACGGACCTGTTGTCGCAGGGGCAGGTCGACCTGTTGCCGGAGTCGCTCGACGATTTCGAACACACCGTTCGGCGTGTCTTGAACCGTTACCTCTTTGAAGAGAACGCGACAGTCACCGCGTAA
- a CDS encoding RDD family protein has protein sequence MLRPFAGLGSRCAALVIDFAVLSAVFFPVTRVVKGVWLMERSDHLWGWGRLVTDPLCIIFLGAIFLYFIVAEGLFGATVGKRAVHIRVVGADGSPIDFRQAVVRNLLRLVDGLPALNILGVVLILRSSEGARFGDRVAATRVVRY, from the coding sequence TTGTTACGGCCTTTCGCTGGACTCGGGTCGCGCTGTGCGGCCCTGGTGATCGATTTCGCCGTGCTGAGCGCCGTCTTTTTTCCGGTCACGCGGGTCGTGAAAGGCGTCTGGCTCATGGAGCGTTCCGATCATCTCTGGGGATGGGGCCGGCTCGTCACCGATCCTCTCTGCATTATCTTCCTGGGTGCGATCTTTTTGTACTTCATTGTCGCCGAGGGCTTGTTTGGAGCTACCGTAGGGAAACGTGCGGTGCATATTCGGGTGGTGGGGGCCGACGGATCACCGATTGATTTCCGGCAGGCGGTCGTCCGCAATCTGCTTCGGCTGGTGGACGGGCTGCCGGCGCTGAATATTCTGGGAGTTGTGCTCATCCTGCGATCATCCGAGGGCGCGCGATTCGGCGACCGGGTCGCCGCTACAAGAGTGGTGAGGTATTGA
- a CDS encoding response regulator translates to MTTGNLQKLTQRAQERGNPFKILIVDDEKWVREVFRDFCALTSAFDIDIAKSGAEALQKVTDTEYDLITLDLIMPEMSGLDALIDIKKKSPRVPVMVITGNATDKLVREAGVLGACRVMYKPVQLDEFIGELTRALVR, encoded by the coding sequence ATGACCACCGGTAACCTGCAGAAGCTTACGCAGCGAGCCCAGGAGCGGGGAAATCCGTTCAAGATTCTGATCGTTGACGACGAGAAGTGGGTGCGCGAGGTGTTCAGGGATTTCTGTGCCTTGACCAGTGCGTTCGATATCGATATAGCCAAGAGCGGCGCCGAGGCGTTGCAGAAGGTGACCGATACCGAGTACGATCTGATCACGCTGGACTTGATCATGCCCGAGATGTCGGGTCTCGATGCGTTGATCGACATCAAGAAGAAATCACCGCGCGTGCCAGTGATGGTGATAACGGGCAACGCCACCGACAAACTGGTTCGCGAGGCCGGCGTGCTGGGGGCGTGCCGGGTCATGTACAAGCCCGTGCAGCTGGACGAATTTATCGGAGAACTGACCCGGGCGTTGGTGCGATAA
- a CDS encoding PilZ domain-containing protein has translation MAQTIPLPHNQELKIWEKVTLKVGEEREAGTYSARIEDFINGGIVITNPEYIQGRTLLRDGVVVTVQVTRDDAAYEFESKITQRNGGGASYAILTPPRKIRRVQRRSFCRIDLSSGVKYVVLQNGAAPRDENDQIQWIQSRTVDVSAGGALITTNGEIHRNDLMLLQMELFVEIGLPDAVAAICRRALKTETGHTAGVEFIRTYDLPDHLNDTQVKALPGSVKRFSDMVQERLSRHLFDRQIELRNKGLL, from the coding sequence GTGGCGCAGACGATACCATTACCGCACAACCAGGAGCTGAAGATCTGGGAGAAGGTCACGCTCAAGGTTGGCGAGGAACGCGAGGCAGGCACGTACTCCGCCCGCATCGAGGACTTCATCAACGGGGGGATCGTCATCACGAATCCGGAGTACATCCAGGGTCGCACCCTGCTGCGCGACGGTGTCGTGGTGACGGTGCAGGTGACGCGAGACGACGCGGCGTACGAGTTCGAGTCGAAGATAACGCAGCGCAACGGCGGGGGAGCCTCCTATGCGATCCTTACCCCGCCCAGGAAGATCCGCCGCGTCCAGCGTCGCAGTTTTTGCCGGATCGACCTCAGCAGCGGCGTCAAATATGTCGTGCTGCAGAATGGCGCCGCACCGCGCGACGAGAACGATCAAATTCAATGGATACAGAGCCGCACGGTCGATGTCAGCGCCGGCGGCGCACTGATCACGACCAACGGCGAAATCCACCGCAACGACCTGATGCTTCTGCAGATGGAATTATTCGTGGAAATCGGTCTGCCCGACGCCGTCGCCGCGATCTGCCGCCGCGCATTAAAGACCGAGACCGGTCATACGGCCGGCGTCGAGTTCATTCGCACGTACGACTTGCCCGACCACCTCAACGATACGCAGGTGAAAGCACTGCCGGGTAGCGTGAAGCGGTTCTCGGACATGGTGCAGGAGCGTCTCTCGCGGCATTTGTTCGACCGGCAGATAGAATTGCGAAACAAGGGGTTATTGTAA
- a CDS encoding AAA family ATPase codes for MNRLTLVQTAGSRVISVLSGKGGVGKSVISYNLADRLGARGNRVLLVDADFSSGNLHILANVRCDVGVRQFAAGELSLAEAVTPVSEHIDLLASSWGGSVVDDFGVMPTAHLVRIIREQSGGYHHVIIDHGSGISKPATVMAHASDLTLLVIVPELTSIADAYGLYKYLVETNKSIDCRLLVNRCQSDEEADYIDRKFRALAERFLGQSPSMLGFLPEADQVRAALARQVPIFRIDEQSAVCQTLTSIAGMLSGSASAAEIRRSNAVKFEDKENPATADTKG; via the coding sequence ATGAATAGGCTGACACTGGTCCAGACAGCCGGCAGCCGCGTGATCTCGGTGTTGTCCGGCAAAGGGGGCGTGGGCAAGTCGGTCATTTCCTACAATCTTGCCGACCGCCTGGGTGCCCGCGGCAATCGCGTGCTCCTTGTCGACGCAGATTTTTCGTCGGGCAATCTGCACATACTGGCGAACGTGCGCTGTGATGTCGGCGTGCGCCAGTTTGCCGCAGGAGAGCTGTCGCTCGCGGAGGCCGTGACACCGGTGAGCGAGCATATCGACCTGCTCGCCTCGTCATGGGGCGGTTCGGTGGTCGACGACTTCGGGGTCATGCCGACGGCACACCTCGTGAGAATCATCCGCGAGCAAAGCGGCGGATACCATCATGTGATCATCGACCACGGCTCGGGTATTTCGAAGCCCGCGACCGTCATGGCTCATGCGTCGGACCTCACCCTGCTGGTGATCGTCCCCGAGTTAACCTCGATTGCCGACGCCTACGGTCTTTACAAGTACCTCGTCGAGACGAACAAGTCGATCGACTGCCGGTTGCTGGTCAATCGCTGCCAGTCCGATGAAGAGGCGGACTATATCGACCGGAAGTTTCGGGCGCTGGCTGAACGATTTTTGGGGCAATCGCCGTCGATGCTCGGATTCCTGCCGGAGGCGGACCAGGTTCGGGCCGCGCTGGCCCGGCAGGTGCCGATCTTCCGGATCGACGAACAATCTGCTGTCTGTCAGACACTTACCTCGATTGCCGGGATGCTGAGCGGGAGCGCTTCGGCAGCTGAAATCCGGCGATCTAATGCGGTCAAATTCGAAGATAAGGAAAACCCGGCCACGGCCGATACAAAGGGATAG
- a CDS encoding response regulator — MKNSITILVVDDEQMMRDLLAKILSRDGYKILMAEDGQAALDMLDKHQVDLIISDMKMPRMNGFDLLKIVKKEHPSIGMIMMTAYGDTYTVKDALLLGADEYLTKPFKSFEVSLIVERAYWRILSASGRAMDAEIQE, encoded by the coding sequence ATGAAGAACTCGATTACCATTCTCGTGGTTGACGACGAGCAGATGATGCGGGATCTGCTGGCGAAAATTCTGTCCCGCGACGGGTACAAGATTCTGATGGCTGAGGACGGCCAGGCCGCACTGGACATGCTCGACAAACACCAGGTCGACCTCATCATCTCCGACATGAAGATGCCCCGGATGAACGGTTTTGATCTGCTCAAAATCGTCAAGAAGGAGCATCCGTCGATCGGCATGATCATGATGACCGCCTACGGCGATACGTACACGGTGAAGGATGCTCTGCTTCTGGGCGCCGACGAGTATCTGACGAAGCCGTTCAAGAGCTTCGAGGTATCGCTGATAGTCGAACGAGCATACTGGCGAATCCTCTCCGCCTCAGGGCGGGCGATGGACGCCGAAATCCAGGAGTAG
- a CDS encoding FapA family protein: MAGSSVSTRKRVRITVSGDSMSATMVLYKPEQADPPVTVDEVKEALEAEGVIYGIDEKEIARGVEEQIYVTPIKVAGGDLPNPGVSARFDYHFDTTNQRTPKEDQDGRIDYKDISFIQNTHVGDVLVTKIPPTRGTPGKNVFGKEIQGPMGRDIPFKRGTNTRVSDDGMTLIATASGAIVFQKGKVSVNDVTVIRGDVDFNVGNIDCAGSVKVSGSVKTGFTIKVDGNLEVEGNVEDSTIEVAGSVYIKGGFFGEGKGILRAENDIVVKYAEGQRLEAGGTVTVGGEIINCTVTAAHNIEVKGNRGKIIGGMVRAGKSVRASVFGSDAGTKTVVIAGYNPELIARYNDTVKEIMRLAEDAKRIKEALYSLYRLQMDGKLPADKKAALAKLETVQKAIPGSIEELGKQKAELEEKLKQFENANVIADTIIYPGVRVQFGVVYREFVEERERVKVTCDNGQVMVSAIRE; the protein is encoded by the coding sequence ATGGCCGGCTCGTCGGTCTCAACGCGCAAACGCGTCCGCATTACCGTCTCGGGAGACTCGATGTCGGCGACGATGGTGCTGTACAAGCCGGAACAGGCGGACCCGCCGGTAACGGTTGACGAGGTCAAGGAAGCGCTTGAGGCCGAAGGCGTCATTTACGGGATCGACGAAAAGGAAATCGCTCGCGGCGTGGAAGAGCAGATCTATGTCACGCCGATCAAAGTCGCCGGCGGCGACCTGCCCAACCCCGGTGTGTCCGCCCGGTTCGACTACCATTTCGACACGACCAATCAACGCACCCCGAAGGAAGACCAGGACGGCCGAATCGACTACAAAGACATCAGTTTCATTCAAAATACCCACGTGGGGGATGTCCTTGTCACGAAGATCCCGCCGACCCGCGGGACGCCGGGGAAAAACGTGTTCGGCAAGGAAATCCAGGGTCCGATGGGTCGTGACATCCCGTTCAAACGCGGCACAAACACCAGGGTCTCCGATGACGGCATGACCCTCATAGCGACCGCCTCCGGCGCTATCGTATTCCAGAAGGGGAAGGTATCCGTCAACGACGTGACGGTAATTCGGGGTGATGTAGACTTCAACGTCGGCAATATCGATTGCGCAGGATCGGTCAAAGTGTCCGGCAGCGTCAAGACCGGATTCACGATCAAAGTCGACGGGAATCTCGAGGTCGAGGGCAACGTGGAGGATTCTACGATCGAAGTCGCCGGCTCGGTCTACATAAAGGGCGGCTTTTTCGGTGAGGGCAAGGGAATCCTCAGAGCCGAAAACGACATTGTCGTCAAATATGCCGAAGGTCAGCGCCTGGAAGCCGGCGGTACCGTTACGGTCGGCGGAGAGATCATCAACTGCACGGTAACGGCAGCCCACAATATCGAGGTCAAAGGCAACCGCGGCAAGATTATCGGTGGAATGGTCCGTGCCGGGAAATCGGTTCGTGCCTCGGTATTCGGCTCCGATGCCGGCACCAAAACGGTGGTCATCGCCGGCTACAACCCCGAGCTCATCGCCCGCTACAACGACACGGTCAAAGAGATAATGCGCCTGGCCGAGGACGCCAAGCGTATCAAAGAGGCTTTGTACTCCCTGTACCGGCTGCAAATGGACGGCAAGCTTCCGGCCGACAAAAAGGCCGCCCTCGCCAAGCTCGAAACCGTCCAGAAGGCGATCCCCGGCAGCATTGAAGAACTCGGCAAGCAGAAAGCCGAACTCGAAGAGAAACTCAAGCAGTTTGAAAACGCGAATGTCATCGCCGATACCATCATTTACCCCGGAGTGAGGGTGCAGTTTGGCGTCGTCTACCGCGAGTTTGTGGAAGAGCGCGAGCGGGTGAAAGTGACCTGCGACAACGGCCAGGTGATGGTGTCCGCGATCCGCGAATGA